A stretch of the Zeugodacus cucurbitae isolate PBARC_wt_2022May chromosome 6, idZeuCucr1.2, whole genome shotgun sequence genome encodes the following:
- the LOC105221485 gene encoding uncharacterized protein LOC105221485, which produces MLVTAALLVLFLGIVSTDILLNKSRRVRALPYNCVEAVRAAGSEAKSGIYQIRLPLDGWAHRPFYVHCLLDRNGGDPWLLIQRRQDGGITFHRKWNDYKTGFGNIEGSFWIGFDILHAITQVQINELQIELHDFNDTVKYAYYESFAVGDENEKYALNMLGNYSGSAGDGLLYYNSGQKFTTIDRDNDGNYWNCAAKYKGAWWYDDCHHSCLFGEYLNNNNKAEGKGILWSTWHGVYYSLKYTHMAIRPRDTVEVRIHGCRKKINEVHERRRRRSGSKQGGNKKDGQRSEKGKDVQRPEKRKDGKRSDNRKNKSKKCEAHNCKKRIEAKRCKTKLKGRKCKKKINKAKRCKKKIGRKCKKRINKAKRCKKKLEAERCKKTIKRAKKCGKKLKAKRCKKKLKGWKCKKRINKTKRCKTKLKGRKCKKKMNKTKRCKTRINKAKRCKKKLKGWKCKKKMNKTKRCKTKLKGRKCKKKMNKTKRCKTRINKAKRCKKKLKGWKCKKKMNKTKRCKTKLKGRKCKKKMNKTKRCKTRINKAKRCKKKLKGWKCKKRITKTKRCKTKLKGRKYKKKMNKTKRCKTRINKAKRCKKKLKGWKCKKKMNKTKRCKTKLKGRKCKKKMNKTKRCKTRINKAKKCKKKLKGWKCKKRITKIKRCKTKLKGRKYKKKMNKTKRCKTRINKAKRCKKKLKGWKCKKKMNKTKRCKTKLKGRKCKKKMNKTKRCKTRINKAKKCKKKLKGWKCKKRITKIKRCKTKLKGRKYKKKMNKTKRCKTRITKTKRCKTKLKGRKYKKKMNKTKRCKTRINKAKRCKKKLKGSKCKKKMNKTKRCKTKLKGRKCKKKMNKTKRCKTRINKAKRCKKKLKGWKCKKRITKTKRCKTKLKGRKCKKKMNKTKRCKTRINKAKRCKKKLKGWKCKKKMNKTKRCKTKLKGRKCKKKMNKTKRCKTRINKAKKCKKKLKGWKCKKRITKIKRCKTKLKGRKYKKKMNKTKRCKTRINKAKRCKKKLKGWKCKKRITKTKRCKKKLKGRKCKKKMNKTKRCKTRINKAKRCKKKLKGWKCKKRITKTKRCKKKLKGWKCKKRIN; this is translated from the exons atgttggtaACCGCTGCGCTGTTGGTGCTCTTCTTGGGTATCGTCTCGACGGATATACTATTGAACAAATCGAGGAGGGTGAGGGCTCTACCCTACAACTGTGTCGAAGCAGTGCGCGCCGCTGGTTCAGAGGCCAAAAGTGGCATCTACCAAATACGCTTACCGTTAGATGGTTGGGCGCACCGACCCTTCTACGTTCACTGTCTACTCGATCGCAACGGTGGTGACCCTTGGTTGTTGATACAGCGTAGACAGGACGGAGGAATTACATTTCATCGCAAGTGGAATGATTACAAAACTGGCTTCGGAAATATAGAAGGAAGTTTCTGGATTGGTTTTGACATACTGCATGCGATCACACAGGTGCAAATTAATGAGCTACAAATCGAGCTGCATGATTTCAACGATACCGTTAAGTATGCCTACTACGAAAGCTTCGCTGTGGGTGATGAGAACGAAAAATATGCATTGAATATGTTGGGAAACTATTCTGGGAGTGCAGGCGATGGCTTGCTCTACTATAACAGTGGCCAAAAGTTTACTACTATCGATCGGGATAACGACGGTAATTATTGGAATTGTGCGGCGAAGTATAAAGGGGCTTGGTGGTACGACGACTGTCACCACAG TTGCCTATTTGGCGAGTAccttaataacaataacaaagcagAAGGTAAAGGCATCCTTTGGAGTACATGGCACGGGGTCTATTATTCATTGAAGTACACGCATATGGCCATAAGACCCAGAGATACTGTGGAAGTTCGGATACATGGTTGTAGGAAGAAGATAAATGAGGTACATGAACGTAGGAGGAGAAGAAGTGGGTCAAAACAAGGTGGGAATAAAAAAGACGGACAGAGATCTGAAAAGGGGAAAGACGTACAGAGACCTGAAAAGAGGAAAGACGGAAAGAGAAGTGACAACAGGAAAAATAAGTCAAAAAAATGTGAGGCTCACAATTGTAAGAAGAGGATAGAGGCAAAGAGATGTAAAACGAAGTTAAAGGGTCGGAAATGTAAGAAGAAGATAAATAAGGCAAAGAGATGTAAAAAGAAGATAGGACGGAAATGTAAGAAGAGGATAAATAAGGCAAAGAGATGTAAGAAGAAATTAGAGGCAGAGAGGTGTAAGAAAACGATAAAAAGGGCAAAGAAATGTGGGAAAAAGTTGAAGGCAAAGAGATGTAAAAAGAAGTTAAAGGGATGGAAATGTAAGAAGAGGATAAATAAGACAAAGCGATGTAAAACGAAGTTAAAGGGACGGAAATGTAAGAAGAAGATGAATAAGACAAAAAGATGTAAAACGAGGATAAATAAGGCAAAGAGATGTAAAAAGAAGTTAAAGGGATGGAAATGTAAGAAGAAGATGAATAAGACAAAGCGATGTAAAACGAAGTTAAAGGGACGGAAATGTAAGAAGAAAATGAATAAGACAAAGAGATGTAAAACGAGGATAAATAAGGCAAAGAGATGTAAAAAGAAGTTAAAGGGATGGAAATGTAAGAAGAAGATGAATAAGACAAAGCGATGTAAAACGAAGTTAAAGGGACGGAAATGTAAGAAGAAAATGAATAAGACAAAGAGATGTAAAACGAGGATAAATAAGGCAAAGAGATGTAAAAAGAAGTTAAAGGGATGGAAATGTAAGAAGAGGATAACTAAGACAAAGCGATGTAAAACGAAGTTAAAGGGACGGAAATATAAGAAGAAGATGAATAAGACAAAAAGATGTAAAACGAGGATAAATAAGGCAAAGAGATGTAAAAAGAAGTTAAAGGGATGGAAATGTAAGAAGAAGATGAATAAGACAAAGCGATGTAAAACGAAGTTAAAGGGACGGAAATGTAAGAAGAAAATGAATAAGACAAAGAGATGTAAAACGAGGATAAATAAGGCAAAGAAATGTAAAAAGAAGTTAAAGGGATGGAAATGTAAGAAGAGGATAACTAAGATAAAGCGGTGTAAAACAAAGTTAAAGGGACGGAAATATAAGAAGAAGATGAATAAGACAAAGAGATGTAAAACGAGGATAAATAAGGCAAAGAGATGTAAAAAGAAGTTAAAGGGATGGAAATGTAAGAAGAAGATGAATAAGACAAAGCGATGTAAAACGAAGTTAAAGGGACGGAAATGTAAGAAGAAAATGAATAAGACAAAGAGATGTAAAACGAGGATAAATAAGGCAAAGAAATGTAAAAAGAAGTTAAAGGGATGGAAATGTAAGAAGAGGATAACTAAGATAAAGCGGTGTAAAACGAAGTTAAAGGGACGGAAATATAAGAAGAAGATGAATAAGACAAAGAGATGTAAAACGAGGATAACTAAGACAAAGCGATGTAAAACGAAGTTAAAGGGACGGAAATATAAGAAGAAGATGAATAAGACAAAAAGATGTAAAACGAGGATAAATAAGGCAAAGAGATGTAAAAAGAAGTTAAAGGGATCGAAATGTAAGAAGAAGATGAATAAGACAAAGCGATGTAAAACGAAGTTAAAGGGACGGAAATGTAAGAAGAAAATGAATAAGACAAAGAGATGTAAAACGAGGATAAATAAGGCAAAGAGATGTAAAAAGAAGTTAAAGGGATGGAAATGTAAGAAGAGGATAACTAAGACAAAGCGATGTAAAACGAAGTTAAAGGGACGGAAATGTAAGAAGAAGATGAATAAGACAAAAAGATGTAAAACGAGGATAAATAAGGCAAAGAGATGTAAAAAGAAGTTAAAGGGATGGAAATGTAAGAAGAAGATGAATAAGACAAAGCGATGTAAAACGAAGTTAAAGGGACGGAAATGTAAGAAGAAAATGAATAAGACAAAGAGATGTAAAACGAGGATAAATAAGGCAAAGAAATGTAAAAAGAAGTTAAAGGGATGGAAATGTAAGAAGAGAATAACTAAGATAAAGCGGTGTAAAACGAAGTTAAAGGGACGGAAATATAAGAAGAAGATGAATAAGACAAAGAGATGTAAAACGAGGATAAATAAGGCAAAGAGATGTAAAAAGAAGTTAAAGGGATGGAAATGTAAGAAGAGGATAACTAAAACAAAGCGatgtaaaaagaaattaaagggACGGAAATGTAAAAAGAAGATGAATAAGACAAAGAGATGTAAAACGAGGATAAATAAGGCAAAGAGATGTAAAAAGAAGTTAAAGGGATGGAAATGTAAGAAGAGGATAACTAAGACAAAGCGATGTAAAAAGAAGTTAAAGGGATGGAAATGTAAGAAGAGGATAAATTAA